Proteins encoded together in one Streptomyces sp. NA04227 window:
- a CDS encoding TetR/AcrR family transcriptional regulator has protein sequence MSTQERLVEATRELLWERGYVGTSPRAIQERAGAGQGSMYHHFSGKPELARAAITRTCEEMRETAERTLDGEGTAFERISAYLLREREVLRGCPVGRLTMDPDVLAADALREPVAATLAKVRARLAELVQEGVRRGELTTTAEPGEVAAAVLAVVQGGYVLARAEGSAEGFDAAVAGLRALLAPRTSA, from the coding sequence ATGAGCACCCAGGAACGACTGGTCGAGGCCACCCGGGAACTGTTGTGGGAGCGCGGCTACGTCGGTACCAGCCCGCGCGCCATTCAGGAGCGCGCGGGCGCCGGGCAGGGCAGCATGTACCACCACTTCTCCGGCAAGCCCGAGTTGGCCCGCGCGGCGATCACGCGGACCTGCGAGGAGATGCGGGAGACCGCGGAGCGCACGCTCGACGGCGAGGGCACCGCGTTCGAGCGGATCTCGGCCTATCTGCTGCGCGAGCGCGAGGTGTTGCGCGGCTGCCCGGTCGGGCGGCTCACCATGGACCCGGACGTACTCGCCGCCGACGCACTGCGCGAGCCGGTGGCCGCGACCCTGGCGAAGGTGCGGGCGCGGCTGGCCGAACTGGTCCAAGAGGGCGTACGGCGCGGTGAGTTGACGACCACGGCCGAGCCCGGCGAGGTCGCCGCGGCCGTTCTCGCCGTGGTCCAGGGCGGCTATGTCCTGGCCCGCGCCGAGGGCTCTGCCGAGGGATTCGACGCGGCGGTGGCGGGTCTGCGGGCCCTGCTCGCGCCGCGTACTTCCGCTTGA
- a CDS encoding aminotransferase class V-fold PLP-dependent enzyme translates to MIRADLTTAPRPLLLADGRPAAAAWSLDPAVRHLNHGSFGAVPLEAQRVQQELRREMESNPVAWFPHLPQRVAEARSAVAGFLRVAPQDLAFVPNASGGASVVFGSLPARPGGEIVVTDHGYGAVTWGAERLARRWGGTVRTAHVPLDADAEEAYEAVTALMGERTGLVVVDHITSPTARRMPVERIGEEARRREIPFLVDGAHVPGLIEGPLRGLECDFWIGNIHKFGCAPRGSSVLVARSEQRDQLYPLIDSWGAEEPFPSRFDSQGTLDATGYLATPAALGFIERTWGWPTARTYMRELADYAQRIVGEAFAELTGCPPPVDVGMPVDALRLVRLPDGLGGTRLEADALRERASRELGVAAAFTSFGGTGYLRLSTHVYNTPADYEFFAEHCVPAIGEWARTTSPEGRS, encoded by the coding sequence GTGATCAGAGCCGACCTCACCACCGCGCCCCGCCCCCTGCTCCTTGCGGACGGCCGCCCTGCGGCGGCCGCGTGGTCGCTGGACCCCGCGGTCCGACATCTCAACCACGGTTCGTTCGGTGCCGTCCCCCTCGAGGCACAGCGGGTGCAGCAGGAACTGCGCAGGGAGATGGAGAGCAATCCCGTCGCGTGGTTCCCGCACCTGCCCCAGCGGGTGGCCGAGGCCCGGAGCGCCGTCGCCGGGTTCCTGCGGGTGGCCCCGCAGGACCTCGCGTTCGTGCCCAACGCGAGCGGCGGCGCCAGCGTCGTTTTTGGCTCTCTTCCGGCCCGGCCCGGCGGGGAGATCGTCGTCACGGACCACGGCTACGGTGCCGTGACCTGGGGCGCCGAGCGCCTGGCCCGCCGCTGGGGCGGCACGGTCCGCACCGCCCATGTGCCCCTGGACGCCGACGCCGAAGAGGCGTACGAGGCCGTGACGGCTCTGATGGGTGAGCGCACCGGCCTCGTCGTCGTGGACCACATCACCTCACCCACGGCCCGGCGGATGCCCGTCGAGCGCATCGGTGAGGAGGCCCGGCGCCGTGAGATCCCCTTCCTCGTCGACGGAGCCCATGTGCCGGGACTGATCGAGGGCCCGCTGCGGGGCCTGGAGTGCGACTTCTGGATCGGCAACATCCACAAGTTCGGCTGCGCCCCGCGTGGTTCATCGGTCCTGGTGGCCCGCTCCGAACAGCGTGACCAGCTGTATCCGCTGATCGACTCCTGGGGGGCCGAGGAGCCTTTCCCCAGCCGTTTCGACAGCCAGGGAACCCTGGACGCCACGGGCTACCTCGCGACACCTGCCGCGCTCGGCTTCATCGAGCGTACCTGGGGGTGGCCGACAGCGCGTACCTACATGCGCGAACTTGCCGACTACGCCCAGCGGATCGTCGGCGAGGCCTTCGCCGAACTGACCGGCTGCCCGCCTCCGGTGGACGTCGGCATGCCCGTCGACGCGCTGCGACTCGTACGGCTGCCCGACGGCCTCGGCGGCACCCGGCTGGAAGCCGACGCGCTACGCGAACGCGCCTCGCGCGAACTGGGCGTCGCGGCGGCGTTCACCAGCTTCGGCGGCACCGGATATCTCCGGCTGTCCACCCACGTCTACAACACCCCCGCCGATTACGAGTTCTTCGCCGAGCACTGCGTCCCCGCGATCGGCGAATGGGCCCGCACCACATCCCCCGAAGGACGGTCATGA
- a CDS encoding DeoR/GlpR family DNA-binding transcription regulator, translating into MSENQNLLAEQRRALILDEVRRRGGARVNELTRRLGVSDMTVRRDLDALARQGVIEKVHGGAVPLFEASSHEPGFEAKSGLEPGAKEEIARTAASFVAPGTAIALSGGTTTYALAQQLLDVPDLTVVTNSVRVADVFHAAQQMSGLRADSATVVLTGGVRTPSDSLVGPVADRAIGSLHFDLLFLGVHGISASAGLSTPNLAEAETNRRLVGSARRVVVVADHTKWGTVGLSSFAALDEVDTLVTDKGLPEQARTEVAEQLRLVVAGETEPESQSASESPSESDGRA; encoded by the coding sequence GTGAGCGAGAACCAGAACCTCCTCGCCGAGCAGCGGCGTGCTCTCATCCTGGACGAGGTGCGCAGACGCGGCGGCGCGCGGGTCAACGAACTCACCCGGCGGCTCGGGGTCTCCGACATGACGGTGCGTCGGGACCTGGACGCGCTGGCGCGGCAGGGTGTCATCGAGAAGGTGCACGGCGGGGCGGTGCCGCTGTTCGAGGCGAGCAGCCACGAGCCCGGCTTCGAGGCCAAGTCGGGCCTGGAGCCCGGCGCGAAGGAGGAGATCGCGCGGACCGCGGCCTCCTTCGTGGCGCCCGGTACGGCGATCGCGCTCTCCGGTGGGACGACGACGTACGCCCTGGCCCAGCAGTTGCTCGACGTCCCGGATCTGACCGTGGTGACCAACTCGGTCCGGGTGGCCGATGTCTTCCACGCCGCTCAGCAGATGTCGGGGCTGCGTGCCGACTCGGCGACGGTGGTCCTGACCGGCGGGGTCCGCACCCCGTCCGACTCGCTGGTCGGTCCGGTGGCCGACCGCGCCATCGGCTCCCTCCACTTCGACCTGCTGTTCCTCGGTGTGCACGGCATATCGGCGAGCGCGGGCCTGTCCACCCCGAACCTCGCCGAGGCCGAGACCAACCGCAGGCTGGTGGGCTCGGCCCGCCGGGTCGTCGTGGTGGCCGACCACACCAAGTGGGGCACCGTGGGCCTGAGTTCCTTCGCCGCGCTGGACGAGGTGGACACGCTGGTCACCGACAAGGGGCTGCCGGAACAGGCGCGGACCGAGGTCGCCGAGCAGCTCCGGCTCGTGGTCGCGGGTGAGACCGAGCCGGAGTCGCAGTCGGCGTCAGAGTCACCGTCGGAGTCCGACGGTCGCGCCTGA
- a CDS encoding DUF4865 family protein translates to MQAMQYEITLPADYDMGIIRHRVATRGHLLDDFPGLGLKAYLVRENGVDGSPVNQYAPFYLWNSAEGMNTFLWEGGFGGIVRDFGRPAVRQWTGLHFGHGPAAGAEAVTAVRHRVPVPAGPRPDAPIAQALTSQAELAREEALLCTALAVDTSRWELVHFSVWTSERPSTPGDLFRVAHLSTPESASLSVGRHW, encoded by the coding sequence GTGCAGGCCATGCAGTACGAGATCACCTTGCCCGCCGACTACGACATGGGGATCATCCGGCACCGGGTCGCCACCCGCGGGCATCTGCTCGACGACTTCCCCGGGCTCGGCCTGAAGGCCTACCTGGTGCGGGAGAACGGGGTGGACGGTTCACCGGTGAACCAGTACGCGCCGTTCTATCTCTGGAACTCCGCCGAGGGCATGAACACCTTCCTGTGGGAGGGCGGCTTCGGGGGCATCGTGCGCGACTTCGGGCGGCCGGCGGTCCGGCAGTGGACGGGGCTGCACTTCGGTCACGGACCCGCCGCCGGGGCCGAGGCCGTGACCGCGGTGCGCCACCGGGTGCCGGTGCCGGCCGGCCCGCGACCGGACGCGCCGATCGCGCAGGCACTCACGAGTCAGGCCGAACTCGCCCGCGAGGAGGCCCTGTTGTGCACGGCGCTCGCGGTGGACACGAGCCGTTGGGAGCTCGTGCACTTCTCGGTGTGGACGAGCGAACGCCCGTCGACTCCGGGCGATCTATTCCGGGTGGCTCACCTCTCGACCCCGGAAAGCGCCTCGCTGTCGGTCGGCCGCCACTGGTGA
- a CDS encoding FadR/GntR family transcriptional regulator gives MSAVEKAVHGLRRMISSGRLTQGDRLPPEGDLCEELGVSRGSLREAVRMLAALGVVEPRHGSGTFVSPLRPADMIGSLSLTIELLPLDGVLELFEARGVLEAHVAAQTAARITEEELKNLRAVIETLEASDDPDEGAELDRQFHSEIARIAGNPAIASLLAVFRGRSRAYQVFMMPEGPAMKKESDAGHRLIVEALEARDPVAAAAQAAAHVTCSARWLEACRPPVTEAAHASLPQFPAE, from the coding sequence ATGTCCGCAGTCGAGAAGGCGGTTCACGGTCTACGGCGCATGATCTCCAGCGGACGGCTGACACAGGGCGACCGTCTGCCTCCGGAGGGCGATCTGTGCGAGGAGCTCGGTGTCTCCAGGGGTTCGCTGCGCGAGGCGGTCCGTATGCTCGCCGCGCTCGGCGTGGTCGAACCCCGGCACGGCTCGGGCACGTTCGTCTCCCCGCTACGGCCTGCCGACATGATCGGCAGCCTCTCGCTGACCATCGAACTGCTGCCGCTGGACGGCGTGTTGGAGTTGTTCGAGGCCCGGGGCGTACTGGAGGCGCATGTCGCGGCGCAGACGGCGGCGCGTATCACCGAGGAAGAGCTCAAGAACCTCCGCGCGGTCATCGAGACCCTGGAGGCCAGCGACGACCCGGACGAGGGCGCGGAACTCGACCGCCAATTCCATTCGGAGATCGCCCGTATCGCCGGCAATCCCGCCATCGCCTCACTGCTGGCGGTCTTCCGCGGCCGCTCCCGCGCGTATCAGGTGTTCATGATGCCCGAGGGCCCTGCCATGAAGAAGGAGAGTGACGCGGGGCACCGGCTGATCGTCGAAGCGCTGGAGGCCCGCGATCCGGTTGCCGCCGCGGCACAGGCGGCGGCCCATGTCACCTGCTCGGCCCGGTGGTTGGAGGCCTGTCGGCCACCGGTGACCGAAGCCGCGCACGCGTCGCTCCCCCAGTTCCCCGCAGAGTAG
- a CDS encoding ABC transporter ATP-binding protein — protein MTSETATRTAARVVDAVKVYGAGDTEVRALDGVSVGFPAGRFTAIMGPSGSGKSTLMHCAAGLDTLSSGAAFIGGTELSALDDRRLTLLRRDRIGFVFQAFNLVPTLTVAENITLPMDLAGRRSEAADREWTQTLIDVVGLRDRLHHRPAELSGGQQQRVAVARAFAGRPDVVFADEPTGNLDSRSGEEVLGLLGRAVREMDRTVVMVTHDPVAAAHADEVVFLADGRLVDRMPAPTAERVLDRMKAFDGRAAREVPS, from the coding sequence ATGACCAGCGAGACCGCGACCCGCACCGCGGCCCGGGTCGTCGACGCCGTGAAGGTCTACGGCGCCGGCGACACCGAGGTGAGGGCACTGGACGGCGTGAGCGTCGGCTTCCCGGCCGGGCGCTTCACGGCGATCATGGGGCCCTCGGGCTCCGGCAAGTCCACCCTCATGCACTGTGCGGCCGGACTCGACACGCTCAGCTCCGGTGCCGCCTTCATCGGCGGCACCGAGTTGAGCGCTCTGGACGACCGGCGGCTGACCCTGCTGCGGCGCGACCGCATCGGCTTCGTCTTCCAGGCGTTCAACCTGGTGCCGACGCTGACCGTGGCGGAGAACATCACCCTGCCCATGGACCTCGCGGGCAGGCGGTCCGAGGCCGCGGACCGGGAGTGGACCCAGACGCTGATCGACGTGGTCGGACTGCGCGACCGGCTGCACCACCGGCCCGCCGAACTCTCCGGCGGACAGCAGCAACGCGTCGCCGTCGCACGGGCGTTCGCGGGCCGCCCGGACGTCGTCTTCGCCGACGAGCCCACCGGCAACCTGGACTCGCGCTCAGGCGAGGAGGTGCTCGGCCTGCTCGGCCGGGCGGTCCGCGAGATGGACCGCACCGTCGTCATGGTCACCCACGACCCGGTGGCGGCGGCCCACGCCGACGAGGTCGTCTTCCTCGCCGACGGGCGTCTGGTGGACCGGATGCCCGCACCGACCGCCGAGCGCGTCCTGGACCGGATGAAGGCGTTCGACGGCCGCGCCGCGCGGGAGGTGCCGTCATGA
- a CDS encoding PLP-dependent cysteine synthase family protein, which yields MHSTADSPLSEPLPTRDVDRSDDAYRQWLKEAVRKVQADANRSADTHLLRFALPEHWGIDLYLKDESTHITGSLKHRLARSLFLYGLCNGWIRPGRPVIEASSGSTAVSEAYFAKLIGVPFIAVMPRTTSAEKCRLIEFQGGQCHFVDDSRKMYEEAADLAVRTGGHYMDQFTYAERATDWRGNNNIAESIYRQLELERYPEPAWIVATAGTGGTSATLARYVHYMQFDTRICVADPENSCFFEGWTTGRQDATCDSGSRIEGIGRPRMEPSFVPGAIDRMMKVPDAAAVAAVRALEGVIGRKAGGSTGTGLWGALKIVAEMLAEGRTGSVVTLLCDPGDRYLDKYYSDEWLGEQGLDIAPYARALETFLGTGQWPACDRTAD from the coding sequence GTGCACAGCACAGCCGACTCACCCCTCAGTGAGCCGTTGCCCACCCGCGACGTCGACCGCTCCGACGACGCCTACCGCCAGTGGCTGAAAGAGGCGGTACGCAAGGTGCAGGCGGATGCGAACCGGTCCGCCGACACCCATCTGTTGCGCTTCGCCCTGCCCGAGCACTGGGGCATCGACCTGTATCTGAAGGACGAGTCGACCCACATCACGGGCAGTCTCAAGCACCGCCTCGCCCGCTCGCTGTTCCTCTACGGCCTGTGCAACGGGTGGATCCGCCCCGGCCGCCCGGTCATCGAGGCGTCCAGTGGCTCAACGGCCGTCTCGGAGGCCTACTTCGCCAAGCTGATCGGCGTCCCCTTCATCGCGGTGATGCCCCGCACGACCAGCGCCGAGAAGTGCCGCCTCATCGAATTCCAGGGCGGGCAGTGCCACTTCGTCGACGACTCGCGCAAAATGTACGAGGAGGCCGCCGACCTGGCGGTGCGTACCGGCGGCCACTACATGGACCAGTTCACCTACGCCGAACGTGCCACCGACTGGCGCGGCAACAACAACATCGCCGAATCCATCTACCGCCAGCTGGAGTTGGAGCGGTACCCGGAGCCCGCGTGGATCGTCGCCACCGCCGGTACCGGCGGCACCTCGGCCACCCTCGCGCGCTATGTGCACTACATGCAGTTCGACACCCGTATCTGTGTGGCCGACCCGGAGAACTCCTGTTTCTTCGAGGGCTGGACCACCGGCCGTCAGGACGCCACCTGCGACAGCGGTTCACGGATCGAGGGCATCGGCCGCCCCCGGATGGAGCCCAGCTTCGTGCCCGGCGCGATCGACCGCATGATGAAGGTCCCCGACGCCGCGGCCGTGGCCGCCGTCCGTGCGCTGGAGGGTGTGATCGGCCGCAAGGCGGGCGGCTCGACCGGTACCGGACTGTGGGGCGCCCTCAAGATCGTCGCCGAGATGCTGGCCGAGGGCCGCACCGGCAGCGTGGTGACCCTGCTCTGCGACCCCGGCGACCGCTACCTCGACAAGTACTACTCGGACGAGTGGCTCGGCGAGCAGGGCCTGGACATCGCGCCGTACGCACGGGCCCTGGAGACCTTCCTCGGTACCGGGCAGTGGCCGGCCTGCGACCGCACGGCCGACTGA
- a CDS encoding SHOCT domain-containing protein, with protein sequence MLTLASHHGGPGPWILFFPLIWAAVIVGVVALLRRTVWRGRRAPWHPTGGDNAPIAVLGRRFATGEIDEDEYRRRLTVLDERFGRAGTGKKGDAA encoded by the coding sequence ATGCTCACCCTGGCTTCCCACCACGGGGGTCCCGGTCCGTGGATCCTGTTCTTCCCGCTGATCTGGGCGGCCGTGATCGTAGGAGTCGTGGCCCTGCTGCGCCGCACCGTCTGGCGTGGCCGCCGCGCACCCTGGCATCCGACCGGCGGCGACAACGCGCCGATCGCCGTCCTCGGCCGGAGGTTCGCCACCGGCGAGATCGACGAGGACGAGTACCGGCGCCGACTGACCGTCCTGGACGAGCGGTTCGGGCGTGCGGGCACGGGCAAGAAGGGGGACGCGGCATGA
- a CDS encoding ABC transporter permease, which yields MSAKATGGTATAIRLSLASLRAHKRRFAGTFLAVLLGVSFLAGTLVMGDTLRAGFDTMFGDATRGTDAVVRSADTITTPGESQGVRDTVPTSLAERIERIPSVAAAVPRIEGAGQLVGSDGEPIGGQGPPTLAGNWIDDKELNPYQLAEGRAPLKHGEVVVNRGAAEQGGLRIGDTTTLRTPDPVEVRVVGLAGFGGEDGMAQVTYTGMTVADAERYLTAKPGRAASIQVRAGPGIGQEELVDALAPVLPKGIEAITGQESAEENTEMISGQFLTLFTTFLLVFSGIALLVATFSIHNTFAIVVAQRTRENALLRALGASRRQVTVSTLTEAAAVAVLASLAGLAGGIGIAAGLQALFPAIGFPFPEGDLVISGLSMTLPLLVGIVVCLASAVMPALRAGRTAPLAALRESAVDDSGASRGRAVTGAVLGTGAVLATLTGVFATPSVWLAGLGAVLALAAFVVLGPVAATRAVRVLGAPLGRLRGLTGTLARRNALRSPRRTAATAGALMIGVAVVSLFTVFGASLKATMNQTVDRSFAGDVAISTPAFGGGGSGLSPGLAPAVAERPEVATAVGLGRGVAEVDGRGRALTVADPAALRRGFDLGTVRGDIEALGKDGIALAEPEAEKAGLQPGSKARLAFTDGERKTFTVRAVYDKSELVGDYVITREAWAPHRAQDTDTLVAVTFEDGVSRAEGTAAVEKVAERYGNPDVQTREEYAESSAGGIDMMLTLVYALLALAVLIALLGIANTLTLALHERTRELGLLRAVGQTRAQLRAMVRWESVLVAAFGTLGGLVLGGFLGWVLVKASDGATASDFAFALPPVQLLVVALVGLAAGGLAGLRPARRAARLGVLRAIATE from the coding sequence ATGAGTGCCAAGGCCACCGGCGGCACCGCCACCGCGATCCGGCTGAGCCTCGCCTCGCTGCGCGCGCACAAGCGCCGCTTCGCGGGCACCTTCCTCGCCGTACTGCTCGGGGTGTCCTTCCTGGCGGGCACGCTCGTCATGGGCGACACCCTGCGCGCCGGCTTCGACACCATGTTCGGCGACGCGACCCGCGGTACGGACGCCGTCGTACGCAGCGCCGACACCATCACCACGCCCGGCGAGAGCCAGGGGGTGCGCGACACGGTGCCGACCTCGCTGGCCGAGCGGATCGAGCGGATCCCGTCGGTGGCCGCCGCCGTGCCCCGGATCGAGGGCGCGGGCCAGCTCGTGGGCAGTGACGGCGAGCCGATCGGCGGCCAGGGTCCGCCCACCCTCGCCGGAAACTGGATCGACGACAAGGAACTCAACCCGTATCAACTCGCCGAGGGGCGCGCCCCGTTGAAGCACGGCGAGGTGGTCGTCAACCGCGGCGCCGCCGAGCAGGGCGGACTCCGGATCGGCGACACCACCACCCTGCGCACCCCCGACCCGGTCGAGGTGCGCGTCGTGGGCCTGGCCGGCTTCGGCGGCGAGGACGGCATGGCCCAGGTGACCTACACCGGGATGACGGTGGCCGACGCCGAGCGGTACCTCACGGCGAAGCCCGGCCGGGCCGCGAGCATCCAGGTGCGCGCGGGGCCCGGCATCGGCCAGGAGGAACTCGTCGACGCCCTGGCCCCCGTACTGCCCAAGGGGATCGAGGCGATCACCGGGCAGGAGTCGGCCGAGGAGAACACGGAGATGATCTCCGGGCAGTTCCTCACCCTCTTCACCACCTTCCTGCTGGTCTTCTCCGGCATCGCGCTGCTCGTCGCCACCTTCTCCATCCACAACACCTTCGCGATCGTGGTCGCCCAGCGCACCCGGGAGAACGCCCTGCTGCGGGCGCTGGGCGCCTCGCGCCGACAGGTCACCGTCTCGACGCTGACCGAGGCCGCGGCCGTCGCCGTGCTCGCCTCGCTCGCCGGACTCGCGGGCGGCATCGGTATCGCGGCCGGGCTGCAGGCACTCTTCCCGGCCATCGGATTCCCCTTCCCCGAGGGCGACTTGGTGATCAGCGGCCTGTCCATGACACTGCCGCTCCTGGTCGGCATCGTGGTCTGTCTGGCCTCCGCCGTCATGCCCGCCCTGCGGGCCGGGCGCACCGCGCCGCTCGCCGCGCTGCGCGAGAGCGCGGTGGACGACTCCGGTGCCTCCCGCGGCCGTGCGGTGACCGGGGCGGTACTCGGCACCGGGGCCGTACTGGCCACGCTGACCGGCGTGTTCGCGACGCCCTCGGTGTGGCTCGCGGGCCTGGGCGCGGTGCTCGCGCTCGCCGCCTTCGTGGTGCTCGGCCCGGTCGCGGCCACCCGCGCGGTCCGGGTGCTCGGCGCGCCGCTCGGCAGGCTGCGCGGACTCACCGGCACGCTGGCCCGGCGCAACGCGCTGCGCAGTCCCAGGCGGACGGCGGCCACCGCGGGCGCGCTGATGATCGGCGTCGCCGTGGTCTCGCTGTTCACCGTCTTCGGCGCCTCGCTCAAGGCGACCATGAACCAGACCGTGGACCGTTCCTTCGCGGGTGACGTGGCCATCAGCACCCCGGCCTTCGGAGGCGGCGGCAGCGGCCTGAGCCCCGGGCTCGCGCCCGCCGTCGCCGAACGGCCGGAGGTGGCCACCGCGGTCGGCCTGGGCCGGGGCGTCGCCGAGGTCGACGGCCGGGGCCGCGCGCTCACGGTCGCCGATCCCGCGGCACTGCGACGCGGCTTCGACCTCGGCACCGTACGCGGCGACATCGAGGCCCTGGGCAAGGACGGCATCGCCCTCGCCGAACCGGAGGCCGAGAAGGCCGGACTCCAACCCGGGTCGAAGGCCCGGCTCGCCTTCACCGACGGCGAGCGGAAGACCTTCACCGTACGGGCCGTCTACGACAAGTCCGAACTCGTCGGCGACTACGTGATCACCCGCGAGGCATGGGCCCCGCACCGCGCACAGGACACCGACACCCTGGTCGCCGTGACCTTCGAGGACGGGGTGAGCCGGGCCGAGGGCACGGCGGCGGTGGAGAAGGTGGCCGAGCGGTACGGCAACCCGGATGTGCAGACGCGCGAGGAGTACGCCGAGTCGTCGGCGGGCGGTATCGACATGATGCTCACGCTGGTCTACGCCCTGCTCGCGCTGGCCGTCCTGATCGCTCTGCTCGGCATCGCCAACACCCTGACCCTGGCCCTCCACGAGCGGACCCGGGAACTCGGGCTGCTGCGGGCCGTCGGGCAGACCAGGGCGCAGCTGCGGGCCATGGTCCGCTGGGAATCGGTCCTGGTCGCCGCCTTCGGCACCCTGGGCGGGCTGGTCCTCGGCGGCTTCCTCGGCTGGGTGCTGGTCAAGGCCTCCGACGGGGCCACCGCCAGCGACTTCGCGTTCGCGCTGCCGCCCGTACAACTCCTGGTGGTGGCCCTGGTCGGGCTTGCCGCGGGCGGTCTCGCCGGACTGCGCCCGGCCCGCCGGGCGGCCAGGCTCGGCGTCCTGCGGGCGATCGCCACGGAGTGA
- a CDS encoding sugar ABC transporter substrate-binding protein, protein MTRTKTTVALALAAAVTLSGCSAMGSGSDGTVTLQMVESLTNPTRSALLKDLIADFEEQNPKIKVNLVSPPTAQADQKLQQMLPSGSGVDVLEVRDQTVGPWSNNGWLYDMSKDLKGWSGWKDLTENARKASTQNEGRTYFMPYGFYGTSLFYRKDLIAEAGFDAPPATWDELLEQASAIQDKGKRRYGYAFRGGQGGVHNVTSLIGAYTADRIDTANAYRLKNGSTIFSAPEAVDALRTYLRIFKEGAPPSSVAWSYPEMVEGFSNGSTAFLLQDPEVIATLAESKTIGKDQWTTAPLPKGPGGKGVQPFGTAGWGIAKGSKHKAEAVKLIKFLSQGEPSTVFSKKNSLVPILGKATEDPFYTKGAWAGYVSMAKQPETYIDVTQPRDAPWFTAWTLKADADVQKLVLGKVTPKALLADWDAYWTAKWKSQKG, encoded by the coding sequence ATGACCAGAACGAAGACCACAGTCGCCCTGGCCCTTGCCGCGGCGGTCACCTTGTCGGGCTGCAGCGCCATGGGCTCCGGCAGCGACGGGACCGTCACCCTGCAGATGGTCGAGAGCCTGACCAACCCCACGCGCAGCGCGCTGCTGAAGGACCTGATCGCCGACTTTGAGGAGCAGAACCCCAAGATCAAGGTCAATCTGGTCTCGCCGCCCACCGCGCAGGCGGACCAGAAGCTTCAGCAGATGCTTCCGTCCGGCAGCGGCGTCGACGTCCTGGAGGTCCGGGACCAGACGGTCGGACCCTGGTCGAACAACGGCTGGCTGTACGACATGAGCAAGGACCTCAAGGGCTGGTCCGGCTGGAAGGACCTCACGGAGAACGCGCGGAAGGCGTCCACGCAGAACGAGGGCAGGACGTACTTCATGCCCTACGGCTTCTACGGAACCAGCCTGTTCTACCGCAAGGACCTGATCGCCGAAGCCGGTTTCGACGCACCTCCGGCGACCTGGGACGAACTGCTCGAACAGGCGAGCGCGATCCAGGACAAGGGCAAGCGCCGCTACGGGTACGCCTTCCGGGGCGGCCAGGGCGGCGTCCACAACGTCACTTCCCTCATCGGCGCGTACACCGCGGACCGGATCGACACCGCGAACGCCTACCGGCTGAAGAACGGAAGCACCATCTTCTCGGCGCCCGAGGCCGTCGATGCCCTGCGGACCTACCTGCGGATATTCAAGGAGGGAGCGCCGCCGTCCTCCGTCGCCTGGAGTTACCCGGAGATGGTCGAGGGCTTCTCCAACGGCTCGACGGCCTTCCTGCTCCAGGACCCCGAGGTGATCGCGACCCTCGCCGAGTCCAAGACGATCGGCAAGGACCAGTGGACGACGGCACCGCTGCCCAAGGGCCCCGGCGGCAAGGGCGTCCAGCCCTTCGGCACCGCCGGCTGGGGCATCGCCAAGGGCAGCAAGCACAAGGCCGAGGCCGTGAAGCTGATCAAGTTCCTGTCGCAGGGCGAGCCGTCGACCGTGTTCAGCAAGAAGAACAGCCTCGTCCCGATCCTCGGCAAGGCCACCGAGGACCCGTTCTACACGAAGGGCGCCTGGGCGGGATACGTGTCCATGGCGAAGCAGCCCGAGACCTACATCGACGTCACCCAGCCCCGTGACGCGCCGTGGTTCACCGCGTGGACCCTGAAGGCGGACGCCGACGTCCAGAAGCTGGTGCTGGGCAAGGTGACGCCGAAGGCACTGCTCGCGGACTGGGACGCCTACTGGACGGCCAAGTGGAAGTCGCAGAAGGGCTGA
- a CDS encoding ATP-binding protein, which yields MVSKPSRHCTVELQALPSRISQVRRIVTAQLRYWRLDALIDRVALGVTELLTNVHRHAGTDKTCTVQIELDLDRLTVSVHDRDPRLPYVHEPEPGATGGRGLALIAALSESWGVQPHGRSGKTVWFALPTPPLVPLFTADAVYGSATTGPLAEPVVLESVATGDSAHTPARSAVLG from the coding sequence GTGGTCAGCAAGCCAAGCAGGCACTGCACGGTGGAGCTCCAGGCCCTGCCGTCGCGAATCAGCCAGGTCCGCAGAATCGTCACAGCCCAGTTGCGCTACTGGCGCCTCGACGCACTCATCGACCGTGTGGCACTCGGTGTGACCGAGTTGCTCACGAACGTGCACCGGCACGCCGGTACCGACAAGACGTGCACCGTCCAGATCGAACTGGACCTCGATCGTCTGACCGTCTCGGTGCACGACCGCGATCCACGTCTTCCGTATGTGCACGAACCCGAACCGGGCGCCACCGGCGGCCGTGGGCTCGCGTTGATCGCGGCCCTCAGCGAGAGCTGGGGAGTACAGCCGCACGGCCGCAGCGGCAAGACGGTGTGGTTCGCCCTGCCGACACCGCCGCTGGTGCCCCTCTTCACGGCGGACGCCGTGTACGGCTCGGCGACCACCGGACCGCTGGCGGAGCCGGTCGTCCTGGAGTCCGTCGCCACGGGCGACTCGGCGCATACTCCCGCCCGGTCCGCCGTTCTCGGCTGA